The following proteins are co-located in the Triticum aestivum cultivar Chinese Spring chromosome 1A, IWGSC CS RefSeq v2.1, whole genome shotgun sequence genome:
- the LOC123158972 gene encoding transcription factor WRKY19 yields the protein MAALVTPAGCPTVSELVVQGRDSAAVLEALLRGASSPDNAGIRELAGEILRCCDRALAALHAVEGAAVDVSGGRKRKSGPGGADSLTRPRRRMRASGGEKAARVERRRTAEDGFIWRKYGQKEIHNNRHPRLYFRCTYKHDSGCPATRQVQQAEDDPSLYVITYFGDHTCCQGDAAGAVLEAEGVKMQPFVINFGSATASSGSPWLSSPSDTDDVRRSDSGASGSSQAVCSPEEFEVKEAKVESTSEDSHAMDPAAAELSSSADFSCASPAWNSLSGCLDWDHFGDSSFDCEFMDFDAIPLFQ from the exons ATGGCGGCACTTGTCACTCCCGCGGGTTGTCCCACCGTGTCCGAGCTGGTCGTGCAGGGCCGGGACTCGGCCGCCGTCCTCGAGGCCCTGCTCCGGGGCGCGTCGTCCCCCGACAATGCCGGGATCCGGGAGCTCGCCGGGGAGATCCTCCGCTGCTGCGACCGCGCGCTCGCCGCGCTCCACGCCGTCGAAGGCGCCGCGGTCGATGTCTCCGGCGGCAGGAAGCGGAAGTCGGGACCCGGCGGCGCAGACAGCctgacgaggccgagaagaag GATGCGCGCGAGCGGCGGTGAGAAGGCGGCCAGAGTCGAGAGGAGGCGGACGGCGGAGGACGGGTTCATATGGAGGAAGTACGGGCAGAAGGAGATCCACAACAACAGGCACCCGAGGCTCTACTTCAGGTGCACCTACAAGCACGACAGCGGCTGCCCGGCGACGAGGCAGGTCCAGCaggcggaggacgacccctccctCTACGTCATCACCTACTTCGGTGACCACACCTGCTGCCAGGGCGACGCCGCTGGCGCCGTCCTGGAGGCCGAGGGCGTCAAGATGCAGCCGTTCGTCATCAACTTCGGGTCGGCCACCGCGAGCAGCGGCTCGCCGTGGCTCTCCTCGCCCAGCGACACCGACGACGTCCGGAGGAGCGACAGCGGGGCCTCAGGCTCGTCGCAGGCCGTGTGCTCGCCGGAGGAATTCGAAGTGAAAGAGGCCAAAGTTGAGTCAACGTCGGAGGACTCACACGCgatggatccggcggcggcggagctgagtTCGTCGGCCGACTTCTCTTGTGCTTCCCCGGCATGGAATTCTCTGTCCGGCTGCTTGGACTGGGACCACTTCGGCGACAGCTCGTTCGATTGCGAGTTCATGGATTTTGACGCCATTCCTCTGTTCCAATAG